One genomic window of Cellulophaga sp. Hel_I_12 includes the following:
- a CDS encoding endonuclease/exonuclease/phosphatase family protein produces the protein MNIVLFLLIYSVSFNLMAQKKSYQIRTIAFYNVENLFDIKNDSLSFDDDRTPEGKDQWTLDRYFKKIEQLTKVISEIGADIPKTSPDIIGLCEIENRAVLEDLIQHNHLKNKEYGIIHFDSPDERGIDVALLYKKAAFIPNTFRSHRLLLFNEDGFRDYSRDQLVVGGFLDDEQFYFIVNHWPSRSGGEARSKPNRMAAAELNKRIIDSIVRFDASAKIISMGDFNDDPTSDSLKKILKTKGESTNLEPNDLYNPMERLHKKGIGSLAYRDKWNLFDQLFFTSNLITKHKKTYSFWQAFVYAPSYLIDPSGRFKGYPLRTYAGGNYVGGFSDHFPVYMYLIKESKAP, from the coding sequence ATGAATATTGTCTTATTTCTTTTGATATACAGCGTTTCTTTCAACCTAATGGCTCAAAAGAAATCATATCAAATAAGAACCATTGCTTTCTATAATGTTGAGAATTTATTTGATATAAAAAATGACAGTTTAAGCTTCGATGATGACCGAACACCAGAAGGCAAAGATCAATGGACATTGGACCGCTACTTTAAAAAAATTGAGCAGCTCACTAAAGTAATATCAGAAATTGGCGCTGACATCCCAAAAACTTCTCCCGATATTATTGGCTTATGTGAAATAGAAAATAGAGCCGTTTTAGAAGATTTAATTCAGCATAATCATTTAAAAAATAAAGAATACGGAATAATTCATTTTGATTCTCCCGACGAACGCGGAATAGATGTTGCTTTATTGTATAAAAAGGCGGCATTTATACCCAACACTTTTAGAAGTCATCGTTTGCTGTTGTTTAATGAAGATGGCTTTAGAGATTATTCACGTGACCAACTAGTGGTTGGTGGTTTTTTAGACGATGAGCAATTTTATTTTATTGTAAATCATTGGCCTTCTCGAAGCGGCGGTGAAGCAAGAAGTAAACCCAACAGAATGGCAGCCGCTGAATTAAACAAAAGAATCATAGATTCAATTGTTAGGTTTGATGCATCCGCAAAGATTATAAGCATGGGTGATTTTAACGACGATCCCACAAGTGATAGTCTTAAAAAAATATTGAAAACTAAGGGCGAGTCTACAAATTTAGAACCTAACGACCTTTATAATCCTATGGAACGCTTGCACAAAAAAGGAATAGGTTCTTTAGCCTATAGAGATAAATGGAATTTATTTGATCAGCTTTTTTTTACCTCTAATTTGATCACTAAGCACAAGAAGACGTATTCATTTTGGCAAGCTTTTGTTTACGCTCCATCTTATTTAATTGACCCTAGTGGCAGGTTCAAAGGCTACCCCTTGCGAACCTATGCCGGAGGAAATTATGTAGGTGGCTTCAGCGACCACTTTCCTGTGTATATGTATTTGATAAAAGAATCCAAAGCCCCATAA
- a CDS encoding carboxypeptidase regulatory-like domain-containing protein, translating into MKKMYFAIVAFLFTAIAFSQGVTTASIGGQVTDQTGEPLPGASVVAIHTPSGTTYGAATDFDGYYRISNMRTGGPYQITISYIGYEDYKNDNLFLNLGDTQRISTQLGEALNALDEIVVVAQANGVFDSGKTGAETNVSQRQVTSLPTISRDISDFARLTPQAKVSGDNIISVAGQNNRYNAIYIDGAVNNDVFGLAGSGTNGGQTGVSPISLDAIESFQINVAPFDVRQSGFAGASINAITKSGTNTTEGSVYGFYRNQDMVGKTPVGIAGDNERTKLDEFSAQTYGIRVGGPIVQDKLFYFVNYERQDNETPQPFDIGTYRGAATAADLQQLSDFLVNNYGYNPGGYANNTSSLVSDKLIAKIDWNINENHKLSLKHSYVKAVEFDAPGSNQGSISFLNGAIDFSSTTNSTALELNSKIGDNMANNLVVGYTTVNDDRNFVGNPFPAVEISAGSTNDRIFFGSEAFSTANLLEQSVLTITDNFEIYSGPHTITIGTNNEFSSAKNVFFGRNFGYYRFSSLNDFLTGQSANRFRRGYSLLGGIGDNSEGAAEFDIFQFGLYVQDIVNVTDNFKFTMGARIDIPYWADGLANDDFNTRTVALLEANGKDLKGARVGQGIKANVHFSPRVGFNWDVNGDRSTQIRGGLGVFTSRIPLVWPGGAYNNNGLTAGLLDLSGGAVPAFNPDVNQQFSNPAPGTGGLGGNIDLFEENFKLPQILKMNIAFDQKLPGGFTLSTDFIWNDNITAIAYENLNLAGPQFETTGAGSRVNYRNVRLDGTYNEIFLASNTGEGSSYNVSGTLSKDIFTPKVDIRTSATYSYGDSDVLIDATSSQNSSQWQNLETVNGSNRPVLSRSDFSPGHRIIANSTVELKWTENLRTRLGLFYEGAVGEPFSYVVAGSGLINDTGAFASALAYVPRNEAEAQLDFFRNRGTIIPGTPTPAEQWAALDAFIEGDDYLRDRRGQFAERNASRTDWIHILDLKFAQEFRFQVGKTLNRIEFTADIFNFTNLLNKEWGVRTFANFNQVQLLNFAGFQSDGTTPNFTYNASAPDTKNIIDDAGLNSSRWQMQLGLRYSF; encoded by the coding sequence ATGAAAAAAATGTACTTCGCGATTGTCGCATTTTTATTTACGGCAATTGCATTTTCACAAGGGGTTACTACAGCTTCCATTGGTGGGCAAGTAACTGACCAAACAGGCGAGCCGTTACCAGGAGCAAGCGTTGTGGCAATCCACACACCTTCAGGAACTACCTACGGAGCCGCAACTGATTTTGATGGGTATTACAGAATCTCAAACATGAGGACTGGTGGGCCTTATCAAATTACAATTTCGTATATCGGTTACGAGGATTACAAAAATGATAACCTCTTCTTGAATTTAGGAGATACTCAAAGAATTAGCACTCAATTAGGTGAGGCCTTAAATGCACTTGACGAGATTGTGGTAGTAGCACAAGCTAATGGTGTTTTCGATTCAGGAAAAACAGGCGCAGAAACAAATGTAAGTCAAAGACAAGTTACTAGCCTTCCTACTATTTCCAGGGATATTTCTGATTTTGCTAGGCTTACCCCACAAGCTAAAGTTTCTGGAGATAATATCATTTCTGTTGCAGGGCAGAACAATCGTTATAATGCCATTTATATTGATGGTGCTGTCAATAATGATGTATTTGGTCTTGCTGGAAGTGGTACCAATGGTGGTCAAACAGGAGTGAGCCCTATTTCATTAGATGCTATAGAATCATTTCAAATTAACGTAGCTCCTTTTGATGTAAGACAATCTGGTTTTGCAGGTGCTAGTATCAATGCTATCACTAAATCTGGAACAAACACTACGGAAGGTTCTGTTTACGGATTTTATAGAAATCAGGATATGGTTGGTAAAACACCTGTTGGCATAGCTGGAGATAACGAGAGAACTAAATTAGATGAATTTTCAGCCCAAACTTACGGTATTCGTGTTGGAGGGCCAATTGTACAAGATAAATTATTCTACTTCGTTAATTACGAAAGACAAGATAATGAAACACCACAGCCTTTTGATATAGGCACCTACAGAGGAGCTGCTACGGCAGCAGATCTTCAGCAACTTTCTGATTTTCTCGTTAATAACTATGGATATAATCCAGGAGGATATGCAAATAATACATCAAGTCTTGTAAGTGATAAATTAATCGCTAAGATTGACTGGAATATTAATGAAAATCATAAACTTTCTTTAAAACACAGTTACGTAAAGGCAGTTGAATTCGATGCTCCTGGTTCAAACCAAGGCTCTATTAGTTTTCTTAATGGAGCAATTGATTTTTCCTCAACTACAAATTCGACAGCTTTAGAATTAAATTCTAAAATTGGGGATAATATGGCGAACAATCTTGTTGTGGGTTATACTACAGTTAATGATGATCGTAATTTTGTTGGAAATCCTTTTCCAGCGGTAGAAATTAGTGCAGGATCTACAAACGATAGAATATTTTTTGGATCTGAAGCCTTTTCTACTGCAAATTTGTTAGAACAAAGCGTACTAACAATAACCGATAATTTTGAGATTTATTCGGGTCCTCACACTATTACTATAGGAACTAATAACGAATTTTCTTCTGCAAAGAATGTGTTTTTTGGTCGTAATTTTGGGTACTATAGATTTAGTAGTTTAAATGACTTTTTAACAGGTCAAAGTGCTAATAGATTTCGTCGCGGATACTCACTTTTAGGAGGTATAGGGGATAACTCTGAAGGGGCGGCTGAATTTGATATTTTTCAGTTTGGTTTATATGTACAAGACATTGTTAACGTAACAGATAATTTTAAATTTACCATGGGAGCTCGAATTGATATTCCTTATTGGGCAGATGGTTTAGCTAATGATGATTTTAATACAAGAACAGTGGCTTTATTAGAAGCAAATGGTAAAGATTTAAAAGGAGCTAGAGTTGGTCAAGGAATTAAAGCAAATGTACACTTTTCACCAAGGGTAGGTTTTAATTGGGATGTGAATGGTGATCGTTCAACTCAAATAAGAGGTGGATTAGGAGTGTTTACTTCAAGGATTCCATTAGTTTGGCCAGGTGGTGCATATAACAACAATGGATTAACAGCTGGTCTTTTGGATTTATCAGGTGGTGCTGTTCCTGCATTTAATCCAGATGTAAATCAACAGTTTTCTAATCCAGCTCCTGGAACAGGAGGTTTAGGAGGTAATATAGATTTGTTTGAAGAAAACTTTAAATTACCCCAGATTTTGAAGATGAATATTGCATTCGACCAAAAATTACCAGGAGGTTTTACACTTTCTACTGATTTTATTTGGAATGATAATATTACGGCTATTGCTTATGAAAATTTAAACTTAGCAGGCCCGCAATTTGAAACAACTGGTGCAGGGTCTAGAGTAAATTATAGAAACGTAAGATTAGACGGTACTTACAATGAAATATTTTTGGCTTCAAACACTGGAGAAGGTAGCTCTTATAATGTTAGTGGAACTTTAAGTAAAGATATTTTTACACCTAAAGTTGATATTAGAACTTCGGCAACTTATTCTTATGGTGATTCGGATGTATTAATAGATGCAACGTCGTCACAGAACAGTTCTCAATGGCAAAATTTAGAGACTGTAAACGGCTCCAATAGACCAGTACTTTCAAGATCTGATTTTTCACCAGGTCACCGTATTATTGCGAATTCTACCGTTGAATTAAAGTGGACTGAAAATCTTAGAACAAGATTAGGTTTGTTTTATGAAGGAGCAGTAGGAGAGCCATTTAGTTATGTGGTAGCCGGTAGTGGTTTAATCAATGATACTGGAGCTTTTGCTTCGGCATTAGCATATGTGCCAAGAAATGAAGCAGAAGCTCAATTAGATTTCTTTAGAAATCGTGGCACAATAATACCAGGTACACCAACCCCTGCTGAGCAGTGGGCGGCTTTAGATGCTTTTATCGAAGGTGATGATTACTTACGTGATAGAAGAGGTCAATTTGCAGAAAGAAATGCAAGTAGAACTGATTGGATACACATATTAGATTTAAAATTTGCCCAAGAATTTCGTTTTCAGGTAGGAAAAACTCTAAATAGAATTGAATTTACCGCTGATATATTTAACTTTACAAATCTTTTAAATAAAGAATGGGGAGTTAGAACATTTGCTAACTTTAACCAGGTACAATTGTTAAATTTTGCAGGTTTTCAATCAGATGGGACTACACCTAATTTTACGTATAATGCTAGTGCGCCAGATACAAAAAATATTATTGATGATGCTGGCTTAAATTCATCAAGATGGCAAATGCAATTAGGACTTAGATATAGCTTCTAA
- the pgi gene encoding glucose-6-phosphate isomerase, whose amino-acid sequence MALQSINPTTTKAWKKLEAHFEATKDHQIKEYFNTNSNRALDFSITWNDFLVDFSKNRISSETIQLVLELAEEVHLKEAIQDYFSGVLINETENRAVLHTALRAKKTNSVLVDGANVMPEVYEVKNRIKTFSEAIISGAKKGFTGKAFTDVVNIGIGGSDLGPAMVVEGLKFYGNHLKMHFVSNVDGDHVFETLKYLNPETTLFVVVSKTFTTQETLSNATTIKKWFLQHATQADVARHFAAVSTNTEKISEFGISAENVFPMWDWVGGRFSLWSAVGLSIALAVGYENFDALLVGANEMDEHFKTADFEDNIPVILGLLSIWYNNFHGAETEAIIPYTQYLSRFSAYLQQGIMESNGKSVDRNGDVVNYQTGTIIWGEPGTNAQHAFFQLIHQGTKLIPTDFIGYKHSLYGEKDHHNKLMANFFAQTEALMNGKEAEEVKKELSTSKMTSSAVEKLIPFKVFKGNNPTNTILINSLTPKSLGALIAMYEHKIFVQGVVWNIFSYDQWGVELGKQLATTVLNDIENSEMSKHDASTLNLLHNFKI is encoded by the coding sequence ATGGCATTACAATCGATCAATCCGACGACAACAAAGGCGTGGAAAAAATTAGAAGCACATTTTGAAGCAACGAAAGACCATCAAATTAAGGAGTACTTTAATACCAATTCCAATAGAGCATTAGATTTTAGCATTACTTGGAATGATTTTTTAGTTGATTTTTCCAAAAATAGAATATCTTCAGAAACCATTCAGTTAGTCTTAGAATTAGCGGAGGAAGTGCACTTGAAAGAAGCTATTCAAGATTATTTTTCAGGAGTTCTTATTAATGAAACTGAAAATCGTGCGGTTTTGCATACGGCTTTGAGAGCTAAGAAAACCAACTCGGTTTTGGTAGATGGCGCTAACGTTATGCCCGAAGTTTATGAAGTAAAAAATAGGATTAAAACGTTTTCAGAAGCCATTATTTCAGGAGCAAAAAAAGGATTTACAGGAAAAGCTTTTACTGATGTGGTAAATATTGGCATTGGCGGATCTGACCTAGGGCCTGCTATGGTGGTAGAGGGCTTAAAGTTTTATGGAAATCATTTAAAAATGCACTTTGTAAGTAATGTCGATGGTGATCATGTTTTTGAGACCTTAAAATACTTAAATCCTGAAACGACCTTATTTGTGGTGGTTTCAAAAACTTTTACCACACAAGAAACTTTGAGCAATGCAACCACCATTAAAAAATGGTTTCTACAACACGCCACTCAAGCCGATGTTGCCAGGCATTTTGCTGCCGTATCTACCAATACCGAAAAAATAAGTGAGTTTGGTATTTCAGCCGAAAACGTATTTCCCATGTGGGATTGGGTTGGTGGTCGTTTTTCTTTATGGAGTGCGGTAGGTCTTTCTATTGCATTAGCTGTAGGTTATGAAAATTTTGATGCGCTATTAGTTGGTGCTAACGAAATGGATGAACATTTTAAAACAGCAGATTTTGAGGATAATATACCCGTTATTTTGGGCTTGTTAAGCATTTGGTATAATAATTTTCACGGGGCAGAGACGGAAGCTATTATTCCCTATACACAATATTTAAGTCGTTTTTCGGCCTACCTTCAACAAGGTATCATGGAAAGCAATGGCAAAAGCGTAGATAGGAACGGAGATGTGGTTAATTACCAAACCGGAACTATTATTTGGGGAGAGCCAGGAACTAATGCCCAGCATGCTTTTTTTCAACTAATACATCAAGGTACAAAGCTAATTCCAACTGATTTTATTGGCTATAAACACTCTCTTTATGGAGAGAAAGATCACCACAACAAGTTAATGGCTAACTTTTTTGCTCAAACCGAAGCCTTGATGAATGGCAAAGAAGCTGAGGAGGTAAAAAAAGAGCTTTCTACGTCGAAAATGACGTCTAGTGCTGTTGAAAAGTTAATTCCTTTTAAAGTTTTTAAAGGCAATAATCCTACAAATACGATATTGATTAATTCCCTAACGCCCAAAAGCTTAGGAGCGCTTATCGCCATGTACGAGCATAAAATATTTGTACAAGGGGTGGTTTGGAATATTTTTAGTTACGACCAGTGGGGTGTTGAATTAGGAAAGCAACTCGCGACAACAGTATTAAATGATATTGAAAACTCAGAAATGTCTAAACATGACGCTTCTACATTGAATCTTTTGCATAATTTTAAGATTTAA
- a CDS encoding peptidoglycan DD-metalloendopeptidase family protein has translation MQRIYIILLSCLLIASCKDEKISNDANEKVEIIEKPVVIEAYGFNLNDFVVLRDTVRKGDIFGDLMLKNKVDYQKIFRISTEFKDTFDVRKFNVGKPYAILKSKDTSEVAQFFIYEDDKINYTVLDLRDSINAYRSKKNVKYVDRVASGVINSNLSVAINEQGIDYMVTNNLSEIYAWSIDFFRLQKGDKFKVFYKEKYINDTIYAGAEPIEAAYFEHNGESFYSFAYQIDSLNKVTEYYNEEAKNLRRTFLIAPVEFKKVRISSRYNLNRRIAYYGYKVRPHKGTDYAAPMGTPIIATANGTVEESTRRGGNGKFVKIKHNGTYSTQYLHMKNQNVKKGQYVKQGDVIGWIGMTGNSGGPHVCYRFWKNGVQVDPLREKLPVADPIADSLKTKYLAFIAPLKSKLDSIPYTEVTLDNQLITEN, from the coding sequence ATGCAGAGAATTTATATCATACTGCTAAGCTGTCTTCTTATAGCTTCATGTAAAGACGAAAAAATATCAAACGATGCTAATGAAAAAGTAGAAATAATAGAAAAACCAGTCGTGATTGAAGCTTATGGTTTTAATTTAAACGATTTTGTAGTTTTAAGAGACACCGTTCGTAAGGGCGATATTTTTGGCGATTTAATGCTAAAGAATAAGGTAGATTATCAAAAAATATTCAGAATTTCGACTGAATTTAAAGATACATTTGATGTTCGTAAATTTAATGTGGGTAAGCCTTATGCCATTTTAAAATCTAAAGATACTTCAGAAGTTGCTCAATTTTTTATTTACGAAGACGATAAAATAAACTATACCGTATTAGATTTAAGAGATTCTATAAACGCCTATAGAAGTAAAAAGAATGTAAAATATGTAGACAGAGTGGCCTCTGGAGTCATAAATTCTAATTTATCAGTAGCGATAAATGAGCAAGGTATAGATTATATGGTCACGAATAATTTATCTGAAATTTATGCTTGGTCTATTGATTTTTTTAGATTGCAAAAGGGAGATAAATTTAAAGTTTTTTACAAAGAAAAATATATAAACGATACTATTTATGCTGGAGCAGAACCTATTGAAGCTGCTTATTTTGAACATAATGGAGAATCATTCTATTCTTTTGCCTATCAAATTGATTCCTTAAATAAGGTAACAGAATACTATAATGAAGAGGCTAAAAATTTGAGAAGAACCTTTTTAATTGCTCCTGTAGAATTTAAAAAGGTAAGAATTTCTTCGCGTTACAATTTAAATAGAAGAATTGCCTATTATGGCTATAAAGTTAGGCCACATAAAGGCACCGATTATGCCGCACCTATGGGGACTCCTATTATTGCTACCGCTAATGGTACTGTTGAAGAATCAACCCGTAGGGGAGGGAACGGAAAGTTTGTAAAAATAAAACACAACGGAACTTATAGTACCCAGTATTTACATATGAAAAACCAAAATGTAAAAAAGGGGCAGTATGTAAAACAAGGCGATGTTATCGGTTGGATTGGAATGACGGGAAATTCAGGTGGTCCCCACGTTTGTTATCGCTTTTGGAAAAACGGAGTGCAAGTAGACCCTCTAAGAGAAAAACTTCCTGTAGCGGATCCTATTGCAGACTCATTGAAAACAAAGTATTTAGCGTTTATAGCGCCTTTAAAATCAAAATTAGATAGTATTCCTTATACTGAGGTTACTTTAGATAACCAACTGATAACAGAAAATTAA
- a CDS encoding tryptophan 2,3-dioxygenase family protein has translation MENNENIKLQISKLEEKYKDSGQDLSSYLDGLLYERYLTYWDYIHLDTLLSLQIPRTHFPDEEIFIMYHQITELYFKLILHEQKQLVDDKTQEIAFFVEKANRINSYFKVLISSFGVMITGMQREQFLQFRMALLPASGFQSAQYRMIEMYATPLENLVHHTQRNSFSSENSIEDLYENIYWKKGATDKDTGEKTLTLKQFEYRYTPRFIRIAKQIENKTIYHKYLQLPTEDRENKELIKALKDLDLNANVNWPLMHLGSAYKYLAKDKKPIDATGGTNWKEYLPPSFQKVIFFPELYSKDELNDWGKQWIDHIFNPEKIEN, from the coding sequence TTGGAAAATAACGAAAATATAAAGCTGCAAATATCAAAACTAGAAGAGAAGTATAAAGATTCTGGTCAGGACCTCAGCTCGTACCTGGATGGTCTTTTGTACGAGCGTTATTTAACATACTGGGACTATATACACTTAGACACCCTTTTGAGCCTTCAAATACCCAGAACACACTTTCCTGATGAAGAGATTTTTATCATGTATCATCAAATTACTGAATTGTATTTTAAACTAATTTTGCATGAGCAGAAGCAATTGGTAGACGATAAAACGCAAGAAATAGCTTTTTTTGTTGAAAAGGCAAATCGGATTAATAGTTATTTTAAGGTGTTAATATCTTCATTTGGAGTGATGATCACTGGTATGCAGCGTGAGCAATTTCTTCAGTTTAGAATGGCGCTTTTGCCCGCTAGCGGTTTTCAGTCTGCCCAATATAGAATGATTGAAATGTATGCCACTCCTTTAGAAAATTTAGTGCATCATACCCAAAGAAACTCTTTCTCTTCGGAAAACAGTATCGAGGATTTGTACGAAAATATATATTGGAAAAAAGGGGCAACGGATAAAGATACGGGTGAAAAAACCTTAACCTTAAAACAATTTGAATACCGCTATACGCCAAGATTTATACGAATTGCAAAGCAAATAGAAAATAAAACAATCTATCATAAATACCTGCAATTACCAACAGAAGATCGTGAAAATAAAGAGTTGATTAAGGCTTTAAAAGATTTAGATTTGAATGCCAATGTTAACTGGCCATTAATGCACTTGGGTTCAGCGTATAAATATTTAGCGAAAGATAAAAAACCAATTGACGCTACGGGAGGCACCAACTGGAAAGAATATTTACCGCCAAGTTTTCAAAAAGTTATTTTTTTTCCAGAATTATATTCTAAAGATGAGTTAAATGATTGGGGAAAACAATGGATAGACCATATCTTTAACCCCGAAAAAATAGAAAATTAA
- a CDS encoding DUF3108 domain-containing protein, with protein sequence MKKIVVFVLTIWSIGAFSQETSTPFTSGEWLKFRIHYGIFNASSATLHLTNDNLNGKSVYKVRGEGKTTGAARIFYKVDDVYESYFDKEDGKPYRFVRKIDEGGYTKDIEINYDYTKKQAELNDKKNNKKQNFTITNRVQDLISAFYYIRKNYDFEDLVIGEFIKLDMLYDDDGIFQFKLKYLGIDTLKTKYGKVQCLKFRPYVQSGRVFKEEESLSLWVSNDLNKIPIRIKADIAVGSIKADLDGYNGLENQFKIIMD encoded by the coding sequence ATGAAGAAAATAGTAGTTTTTGTTTTAACTATTTGGAGTATAGGTGCTTTTTCTCAGGAGACAAGTACCCCTTTCACATCGGGAGAATGGCTTAAGTTTAGAATTCATTATGGAATATTTAATGCAAGTTCTGCAACATTACATTTAACCAATGATAATTTGAATGGAAAAAGTGTGTATAAGGTTCGAGGTGAAGGTAAAACTACTGGAGCTGCGCGAATTTTTTATAAGGTAGATGATGTTTACGAAAGTTATTTTGATAAAGAAGATGGTAAACCCTATAGGTTTGTTCGAAAAATAGATGAAGGTGGCTATACCAAGGATATTGAAATTAATTATGATTACACCAAAAAACAGGCCGAGCTAAACGATAAAAAAAATAATAAAAAGCAAAACTTTACCATAACCAATAGAGTACAAGATTTAATTTCAGCTTTCTATTACATTCGGAAAAATTATGATTTCGAAGATTTAGTCATAGGTGAGTTTATAAAGTTAGACATGTTGTATGATGATGATGGTATTTTTCAATTTAAATTAAAGTATTTAGGTATCGATACCTTAAAAACTAAATACGGAAAAGTACAATGTTTAAAATTTAGACCTTATGTACAATCTGGTCGAGTTTTTAAAGAAGAAGAAAGTCTATCACTTTGGGTTTCTAACGATTTAAACAAAATTCCGATACGAATAAAAGCAGATATTGCGGTAGGATCTATTAAAGCAGATTTAGATGGATACAATGGCTTAGAGAATCAATTTAAAATTATAATGGATTGA
- the hppD gene encoding 4-hydroxyphenylpyruvate dioxygenase codes for MAAEIKNLKDLKNTEYSLKKLFKEAEDFLPLLGTDYVELYVGNAKQSAHFYKTAFGFQSEAYAGLETGVKDRVSYVLRQDKIRLVLTTPLLKDGEINAHINEHGDGVKVVALWVEDAAKAFEETTKRGAKPYLQPTKEEDENGYVVRSGIYTYGETVHIFVERKNYNGIFLPGFRKWESHYNPEPTGLKFIDHMVGNVGWNEMNTWCKFYGEVMGFAQIVSFVDDDIATDYTALMSKVMSNGNGRIKFPINEPAKGKKKSQIEEYLDFYNGPGVQHMALATDDIVATVSAMRDRGVEFLYVPEEYYDDLLERVGDIDEDVEVLKKHGILIDRDEEGYLLQLFTKTIVDRPTLFIEIIQRKGAQSFGVGNFKALFEAIEREQAARGTL; via the coding sequence ATGGCAGCAGAAATAAAAAACTTAAAAGATTTAAAAAATACAGAATATTCTTTAAAAAAATTATTCAAAGAGGCGGAGGATTTTTTGCCATTACTTGGTACGGACTACGTAGAGCTCTACGTAGGGAATGCAAAGCAATCCGCCCATTTTTATAAAACGGCCTTTGGCTTTCAATCTGAGGCCTATGCCGGTTTAGAAACCGGTGTAAAAGACAGGGTGTCCTATGTTTTAAGACAAGATAAAATACGCTTAGTATTGACGACTCCATTGTTAAAAGACGGAGAAATAAATGCACATATTAACGAACATGGAGATGGGGTTAAAGTAGTTGCTTTATGGGTAGAAGATGCTGCCAAAGCTTTTGAAGAAACCACCAAAAGAGGGGCCAAACCTTATTTGCAACCTACCAAAGAGGAAGATGAAAATGGCTACGTGGTTCGTTCAGGTATCTATACTTACGGTGAAACGGTGCACATATTTGTAGAACGTAAAAATTATAATGGTATTTTTTTACCAGGATTCAGAAAATGGGAATCACATTATAATCCAGAACCAACAGGTTTAAAGTTTATAGACCACATGGTGGGCAATGTTGGTTGGAATGAAATGAATACCTGGTGTAAATTTTATGGTGAAGTAATGGGTTTTGCACAAATAGTTTCGTTCGTAGATGATGATATTGCTACTGATTATACTGCCTTGATGAGTAAGGTGATGAGTAATGGCAACGGACGTATAAAATTTCCGATAAATGAACCCGCAAAGGGCAAAAAGAAGTCACAAATTGAAGAATATTTAGATTTTTACAACGGCCCTGGAGTGCAGCACATGGCCTTGGCGACAGATGATATTGTGGCTACGGTAAGTGCTATGCGAGATCGTGGCGTAGAGTTTTTGTACGTACCAGAAGAATATTATGACGATTTACTAGAACGTGTTGGAGATATCGATGAAGATGTTGAAGTACTAAAAAAACACGGTATTCTTATCGATAGAGATGAAGAAGGATATTTATTGCAATTATTTACCAAAACCATCGTCGACAGGCCCACTTTATTTATTGAAATTATTCAGCGTAAAGGGGCGCAGTCATTTGGAGTGGGTAATTTTAAAGCACTTTTTGAAGCGATTGAAAGAGAACAGGCCGCGAGAGGCACCCTTTAA